The Juglans regia cultivar Chandler chromosome 2, Walnut 2.0, whole genome shotgun sequence genome includes a window with the following:
- the LOC108986424 gene encoding uncharacterized protein LOC108986424, which translates to MGSESPQRTACCFCFSTKKNDLQKSSSKGVAGANMEDRDWEQKDEILSDLSTFSVDEQERRMKKALKEEERVSREAERVVQWVKQESARMDASVINAVLSKHEGKSIK; encoded by the coding sequence atGGGGTCAGAGTCTCCCCAAAGAACAGCATGTTGCTTTTGTTTCTCCACCAAGAAGAATGATCTGCAGAAGAGCAGTAGCAAAGGGGTTGCAGGAGCAAACATGGAGGACAGAGACTGGGAACAGAAGGATGAGATTTTATCTGATTTAAGCACCTTCTCTGTTGACGAACAAGaaaggaggatgaagaaggcattgaaggaggaggagagggTTAGTAGGGAAGCTGAGAGGGTTGTTCAATGGGTGAAGCAAGAATCAGCAAGAATGGATGCTTCAGTGATCAACGCTGTGCTGAGCAAGCATGAAGGAAAATCAATCAAGTAA
- the LOC108986432 gene encoding bifunctional peptidase and (3S)-lysyl hydroxylase JMJD7: MREIEALWEEARELSLGTSGGVERLDSPPTPLQFLRDFVSPNKPCVISNATLHWPALSSWSHDSYLTRALSSAHVSLHLTPNGRADAAVPINSDDPSTLCFASAHALRMPFPEALNLIVNPHSTNFVAYAQQQNDCFRSEYSALAQDCDAHIPWATDALGCLPEAVNLWVGNHLSETSFHKDHYENLYAVVSGEKHFLLLPPTDVHRMYIRNYPAARYSYSQDTGKFTLESEKPMRCVPWCSVDPYPSPEAKHSAMSRFPLYFNGPKPFECTIKAGEILYLPSMWFHHVRQSPDAAGRTIAINYWYDMQFDIKYAYFNFLQSVPYQSTHNPTLPGTMSDDLDSDSDCDSFAYGCKDKLGADESVTNLPNASAKEE; the protein is encoded by the exons ATGAGGGAGATTGAGGCATTGTGGGAGGAAGCTAGGGAGCTGAGTCTGGGGACCTCCGGGGGAGTGGAGAGGCTGGACTCTCCCCCAACCCCTCTCCAATTCCTCAGAGACTTCGTGTCCCCTAACAAGCCCTGTGTTATCTCCAACGCCACTCTTCACTGGCCCGCCCTCTCCTCCTGGTCCCACGATTCCTACCTCACTCGAGCCCTCTCCTCTGCTCATGTTTCCCTCCACCTTACCCCCAATGGCCGAGCCGACGCTGCCGTCCCCATTAATTCCGACGACCCATCTACCCTCTGCTTCGCCTCCGCACACGCCCTGCGCATGCCCTTCCCGGAAGCTCTTAATCTCATCGTCAATCCCCATTCCACCAATTTCGTGGCGTATGCCCAGCAGCAGAACGACTGCTTCCGGTCCGAGTACTCGGCGCTGGCTCAGGACTGCGACGCTCACATCCCTTGGGCCACCGACGCCCTCGGATGCCTCCCCGAAGCTGTTAATCTTTGGGTTGGCAACCATCTCTCCGAGACCTCTTTCCACAAGGACCACTACGAGAATCTCTACGCCGTCGTTTCCGGTGAGAAGCATTTCCTGCTGCTTCCTCCCACCGATGTTCATCGTATGTACATCCGCAACTACCCTGCCGCGCGTTATTCTTATTCCCAG GACACTGGAAAGTTTACATTGGAGTCTGAGAAGCCAATGAGATGTGTGCCTTGGTGCAGTGTGGATCCGTATCCTTCTCCGGAGGCTAAACACAGTGCGATGTCCAGATTCCCCTTGTATTTCAACGGCCCAAAACCCTTTGAGTGTACGATCAAGGCTGGAGAGATTCTTTACTT GCCAAGTATGTGGTTTCATCATGTTAGACAGAGTCCAGATGCTGCAGGGCGGACTATTGCAATAAACTACT GGTATGATATGCAGTTTGATATCAAGTATGCCTATTTCAACTTCTTGCAATCAGTTCCTTACCAATCTACTCATAATCCAACATTGCCTGGAACAATGTCTGATGACTTGGATTCGGATTCAGACTGTGATTCATTTGCATATGGCTGTAAGGATAAATTAGGTGCTGATGAATCTGTGACAAATTTACCCAATGCCAGTGCTAAAGAAGAATGA
- the LOC108986427 gene encoding probable carotenoid cleavage dioxygenase 4, chloroplastic, with the protein MDSFSSSFLSTLAIPKLLSPTKTIRTLPRASASGPLLNVSSVRIEEKPTQQPPTERTSATSTTTTTTLPRSPNANGRPLSKKSSTSSIATPLAKKSQAKPEAKKQAEMSVPAVIFNVFEDIVNNFVDPPLRPSVDPRHVLYNNFAPIEELPPTECEVIQGSLPSALDGAYIRNGPNPQFLPRGPYHLFDGDGMLHSIRISQGKATLCSRYVKTYKYTTERDAGYPLLPNVFSGFNGLAASAARGALSAARIFAGQFNPTNGIGLANTSLAFFGNRLYALGESDLPYSVRLTSNGDIETLGRNDFDGQLSMSMTAHPKVDPETGEAFAFRYAPIPPFLTFFRFDANGTKQPDVPIFSMVRPSFLHDFAITKKYAIFADIQIGMNPLEMIAGGSPVGTDPAKVPRLGVIPRYAKDESEMRWFDVPGFNILHAINAWDEEDGNAIVMVAPNILSVEHTLERMDLVHALVEKVRIDLRTGIVTRHPISARNLDFAVINQAYVGRKNKYVYAAVGDPMPKISGVVKLDVSKGDREDCTVASRMFGAGCYGGEPFFVGKAPESNQLESEAEDDGYVVCYVHDENVGESRFLVMDAKSPNLDVVAAVKLPRRVPYGFHGLFVRESDLKAL; encoded by the coding sequence ATGGattccttctcttcctctttcctCTCTACTTTAGCCATTCCAAAACTGCTTTCCCCAACCAAAACGATAAGAACGCTGCCCCGAGCATCAGCTTCTGGTCCTCTCCTCAATGTGTCTTCTGTTAGGATTGAAGAAAAGCCAACCCAACAACCCCCAACAGAAAGAACTTCTGCAacttccaccaccaccaccacaacaTTACCCCGATCTCCAAATGCCAACGGTCGACCATTATCGAAGAAATCTTCTACTTCTTCGATTGCTACACCATTGGCCAAGAAATCTCAGGCAAAACCAGAGGCAAAGAAACAAGCAGAGATGTCAGTTCCGGCAGTGATCTTCAATGTGTTCGAAGACATCGTCAACAACTTCGTAGACCCTCCCCTCCGACCTTCGGTGGACCCAAGACATGTTCTTTATAACAACTTTGCTCCGATCGAGGAGCTTCCCCCTACAGAGTGTGAGGTGATACAAGGATCCCTGCCGTCGGCTCTTGATGGTGCTTACATTCGCAATGGCCCCAATCCACAGTTCCTCCCTCGTGGGCCTTACCACCTCTTTGATGGCGATGGCATGCTCCACTCCATTCGGATCTCCCAAGGCAAAGCCACCCTCTGTAGCCGCTACGTCAAGACCTATAAGTACACCACAGAGCGTGATGCTGGCTATCCCCTGCTTCCCAATGTCTTCTCGGGCTTTAATGGCCTTGCTGCCTCGGCAGCGCGGGGTGCTCTCTCTGCTGCCCGAATATTCGCCGGTCAATTCAACCCTACTAACGGCATAGGTCTCGCAAACACCAGCTTGGCTTTCTTTGGCAATCGTCTCTATGCACTCGGTGAGTCCGATCTCCCTTACTCGGTTCGATTGACCTCCAACGGAGACATCGAGACTCTAGGTCGCAATGATTTTGATGGTCAGCTTTCTATGAGCATGACTGCTCACCCCAAAGTAGACCCTGAAACTGGTGAGGCGTTTGCCTTTCGATATGCCCCGATTCCTCCGTTTCTGACCTTCTTCCGGTTTGATGCGAACGGTACAAAACAGCCAGACGTGCCCATATTTTCCATGGTCCGTCCCTCTTTCCTCCATGACTTCGCAATTACCAAAAAGTACGCCATATTTGCAGACATACAGATAGGAATGAACCCATTGGAAATGATAGCTGGAGGGTCTCCGGTGGGAACGGACCCAGCCAAAGTGCCCAGACTCGGAGTTATCCCTCGATACGCAAAGGACGAGTCGGAGATGAGATGGTTCGACGTGCCGGGCTTCAACATCTTACACGCCATCAATGCATGGGACGAAGAGGATGGCAACGCAATAGTGATGGTGGCACCAAACATATTGTCAGTGGAGCATACGTTGGAGAGAATGGACCTCGTCCACGCTTTGGTGGAAAAAGTGAGGATCGACCTCAGGACTGGAATTGTTACAAGGCATCCAATTTCAGCAAGAAATCTAGACTTTGCAGTGATAAATCAGGCATACGTGGGGAGGAAGAACAAGTACGTGTACGCAGCTGTGGGTGATCCAATGCCCAAGATATCAGGAGTGGTGAAGCTGGACGTCTCCAAGGGTGATCGTGAGGATTGCACAGTGGCAAGCAGAATGTTTGGGGCAGGATGCTACGGTGGAGAGCCTTTCTTCGTGGGCAAGGCGCCGGAGAGTAATCAATTAGAGTCAGAGGCCGAGGACGATGGGTACGTAGTATGTTATGTCCATGACGAGAACGTAGGGGAGTCGAGGTTCTTGGTGATGGATGCCAAGTCTCCGAATCTTGATGTTGTGGCCGCCGTGAAGCTGCCGCGTAGGGTGCCCTATGGCTTTCACGGATTATTTGTGAGAGAAAGCGACCTCAAAGCCCTATAA